Proteins found in one Fulvitalea axinellae genomic segment:
- a CDS encoding hotdog fold thioesterase: MSIFNKNATLEIMNATSKDTLVQHLKIEYTEMGEDFLKGKMPVNPTTHQPHGVLHGGASVVLAESLGSVAANMVVDYRKQYCVGMEINANHIRPVVEGYVYGTARPLHLGSKSQVWDIKIENEEGKLVCVSRLTVAVLDKKQQG, translated from the coding sequence ATGTCCATTTTCAACAAAAATGCCACGCTGGAGATAATGAACGCCACCAGCAAAGACACGCTGGTCCAACATCTGAAAATCGAATACACCGAAATGGGCGAAGATTTTCTGAAAGGCAAAATGCCCGTAAACCCGACCACCCACCAGCCACACGGCGTGTTGCACGGCGGGGCGTCAGTGGTTTTGGCCGAAAGCCTGGGTAGCGTGGCCGCCAATATGGTCGTGGATTACCGCAAACAATATTGCGTGGGAATGGAAATCAACGCCAACCATATTCGTCCGGTGGTCGAAGGGTACGTCTACGGAACGGCGCGTCCATTACACTTGGGATCAAAATCGCAGGTGTGGGACATTAAAATCGAAAACGAGGAAGGAAAACTCGTGTGCGTAAGCAGGTTGACAGTGGCGGTGTTGGACAAAAAACAGCAGGGATGA
- a CDS encoding ABC transporter ATP-binding protein has protein sequence MNTYLRVLGFAKPLGTRVPQYLFFSILYSVFSLGRLALLMPVLKLLFTPDKVSADIVTEPTFDINSPGQYFSDLFNYYFTPYIKQGPLEALEFVCVILFASAMLSSLFRYLSDLILAKISASTHYNLQNATFGKINALELGFFTNERKGDIMSRMTNDMVQVNSTIVSSMTVIFREPILIISYFGALIAISPKLTILALLVLPLSGGLIASIAKRLKKKAKKSQESAGKVTVILEEALSGMRVIKAFNATSFILEKFARETRRFKRLTISIARRRELASPLSEFLGIVIIIGIVLYGGKIILTEQEVGLSGDSFITFIAIFSQILTPAKNISKSMTNIQRGIAAAERIFEVVDSDPKVKDKEGAIKLEAFNNSVEFDNISFAYTDDLVLRNINLKVGKGQTLALVGPSGGGKSTLADLVPRFYDPVDGSVKIDGLPLTAYETDSLRNHMGIVTQESILFNDTVYNNISFGIQNTTQEEVEKAAKIANAHEFIEGLEDGYRTMIGERGSKLSGGQRQRLSIARAVLKNPDILILDEATSALDSESEKLVQNALNNLMKNRTAIVIAHRLSTVQHADKIAVVQNGQIAEEGTHDELMAKNGVYSKLIAMQSL, from the coding sequence ATGAACACCTACTTAAGAGTACTGGGCTTTGCCAAGCCCCTGGGGACCCGCGTCCCACAATATCTCTTTTTCTCAATTTTATACTCCGTATTCAGCCTAGGAAGGCTTGCGCTTTTGATGCCTGTGCTCAAATTGCTTTTCACACCTGATAAGGTCAGCGCTGACATTGTTACCGAACCAACTTTCGACATAAATTCCCCAGGACAATATTTCTCAGACCTGTTCAACTATTACTTCACGCCTTATATAAAACAGGGACCTTTGGAAGCCCTTGAATTTGTATGCGTTATCTTGTTTGCGTCGGCGATGTTATCATCGCTATTCCGTTATCTTTCGGATCTTATTCTGGCCAAGATTAGCGCCTCGACTCATTACAACCTCCAAAACGCAACCTTTGGAAAGATCAACGCCTTAGAGTTGGGCTTCTTCACCAATGAGCGGAAAGGCGATATAATGTCAAGAATGACTAATGATATGGTTCAAGTCAACTCTACCATTGTCAGTTCCATGACCGTTATCTTCCGCGAGCCAATCCTGATTATCTCTTATTTTGGAGCATTAATCGCTATTTCTCCAAAGCTGACGATTCTGGCCCTTCTCGTTCTTCCTTTATCCGGAGGATTGATTGCCAGTATAGCCAAACGCCTAAAGAAAAAAGCTAAAAAGAGTCAGGAGTCTGCGGGAAAAGTGACTGTCATCCTAGAAGAAGCTTTATCTGGCATGAGAGTGATTAAGGCTTTCAACGCCACATCATTCATCCTTGAAAAATTCGCTAGGGAAACCCGAAGATTCAAACGCCTTACGATCAGCATCGCACGTAGACGTGAGTTAGCAAGCCCCTTGTCTGAATTTCTAGGCATCGTGATTATCATTGGTATTGTTCTTTACGGAGGAAAGATCATCCTTACCGAACAGGAAGTCGGATTGTCCGGCGATAGCTTCATCACCTTTATCGCCATATTCTCCCAAATCCTCACTCCCGCCAAAAACATCTCGAAATCCATGACCAATATTCAGCGCGGAATCGCGGCGGCCGAAAGGATCTTCGAAGTAGTGGACTCTGACCCGAAGGTCAAGGACAAGGAGGGAGCTATCAAATTGGAAGCGTTTAACAACAGTGTGGAATTCGATAACATCAGCTTTGCCTACACTGACGATCTTGTTTTGAGAAACATCAACCTCAAAGTGGGGAAAGGCCAAACACTGGCTTTGGTCGGCCCTTCGGGCGGAGGAAAATCCACTCTCGCCGATTTGGTCCCTAGATTTTACGATCCGGTAGACGGGAGTGTGAAAATCGACGGGCTTCCGCTTACCGCTTACGAAACGGATTCCCTGCGCAACCATATGGGAATCGTTACCCAAGAGTCGATCCTGTTCAACGACACCGTTTACAACAATATCAGTTTCGGAATTCAGAACACGACCCAAGAAGAAGTGGAAAAGGCGGCGAAAATTGCCAACGCCCACGAATTCATAGAAGGTCTTGAGGACGGATACCGGACAATGATCGGCGAAAGGGGCTCCAAACTTTCCGGCGGACAACGCCAACGCCTCAGCATCGCGAGGGCGGTACTCAAAAATCCGGACATCCTGATTCTGGACGAAGCCACTTCCGCTTTGGATTCCGAATCGGAAAAGCTGGTACAGAACGCTTTGAATAATTTGATGAAGAACAGAACCGCTATCGTTATCGCCCACAGGCTGAGCACGGTACAACACGCCGACAAGATTGCGGTAGTTCAAAACGGCCAAATCGCCGAAGAGGGAACTCATGACGAACTGATGGCGAAAAACGGAGTTTACAGCAAGCTTATCGCTATGCAAAGTCTCTAA
- a CDS encoding histidine phosphatase family protein, translated as MESKKIYLVRHGQTDLNTKGVMQGSGVDADLNETGKKQAETFFERHKNVPFDKVYVSALKRTAQTVASFVENGVPMERLAGLNEISWGIIEGKVPSPEERQTHESTLKAWAGGDYERAMPEGESPLDVVKRQQEAMERIMENVEEKNVLVCLHGRALKILLTWLTGGSLSEMERFTHTNLSLYILEYVGGTFRILEHDQRV; from the coding sequence TTGGAGAGTAAGAAAATATACTTGGTGCGACACGGTCAGACGGATCTGAACACCAAAGGCGTAATGCAAGGTAGCGGCGTGGACGCGGATTTGAACGAGACAGGCAAAAAGCAAGCGGAGACGTTTTTTGAAAGGCATAAAAACGTTCCTTTTGACAAAGTGTACGTCTCGGCGCTTAAGCGGACCGCGCAGACAGTGGCTTCGTTTGTTGAGAACGGGGTGCCTATGGAAAGGTTGGCTGGGCTAAACGAGATTTCTTGGGGGATAATCGAAGGCAAAGTTCCGTCACCGGAGGAAAGGCAGACGCATGAGAGCACGCTCAAAGCGTGGGCTGGGGGCGATTATGAACGCGCTATGCCCGAGGGCGAATCGCCTTTGGATGTGGTGAAGCGCCAACAAGAGGCAATGGAGCGGATTATGGAAAATGTCGAAGAGAAAAACGTTTTGGTTTGTCTTCACGGCCGTGCGCTAAAGATTCTGTTGACGTGGTTGACCGGTGGAAGCCTAAGCGAGATGGAGCGCTTTACGCACACGAATTTGAGCTTGTATATTTTGGAATACGTTGGCGGGACGTTCCGGATTTTGGAGCATGACCAGCGGGTATAA
- a CDS encoding transcription elongation protein SprT, with protein sequence MENQLRELLNAHVPQPSVDYCVQFFSDNPFNFKITRKRLTKSGDYRYDPRDSSHTITINGDLNPFAFLITFIHECAHLKVKKAFGNRLIKPHGKEWKSAFQELMLPLLNKETFPIDILRPLTNYMLNPKASTHSDHALSYALSKHNPEGPSTTVRDIETGKLFRYESSVFEKMETRRTKALCRNVQNGKSYLFTLHAPIEPISEENETKLKSTQEINSYAKLNDIKEGALFSFRGRPFQKKQLRRTNVLCVDQNNKREYLIHKDSVVSPL encoded by the coding sequence ATGGAGAATCAACTAAGAGAACTACTAAACGCACACGTACCGCAACCCTCCGTGGACTACTGCGTCCAGTTTTTTTCGGACAACCCCTTCAATTTCAAAATAACACGAAAACGCCTCACCAAATCAGGCGATTACCGCTACGACCCACGAGACAGCTCCCATACCATAACTATCAATGGAGACCTTAACCCATTCGCATTTCTTATCACTTTCATTCATGAATGCGCCCACCTTAAAGTCAAAAAGGCTTTTGGTAACAGACTCATCAAACCACATGGAAAAGAATGGAAATCGGCGTTCCAAGAGTTGATGCTCCCGTTATTAAACAAAGAGACATTCCCGATTGACATCCTGCGCCCGCTTACCAACTATATGTTGAATCCCAAGGCGTCAACACATTCCGATCACGCATTAAGCTACGCATTGTCAAAACACAATCCGGAAGGCCCAAGCACAACCGTAAGGGATATAGAAACAGGAAAACTGTTTCGATACGAAAGTAGCGTATTCGAAAAAATGGAAACTCGACGCACCAAGGCCCTCTGCAGGAATGTGCAAAACGGGAAAAGCTATCTTTTCACATTGCACGCTCCTATCGAGCCAATAAGCGAAGAGAACGAAACAAAACTGAAATCAACCCAAGAGATCAACAGCTACGCAAAACTTAACGATATAAAAGAGGGCGCCCTCTTCAGCTTCAGAGGACGCCCTTTTCAAAAGAAACAACTCAGAAGAACAAACGTCCTCTGCGTCGATCAAAACAACAAGCGGGAATACCTTATACATAAAGACTCTGTGGTGAGTCCGTTATAG
- a CDS encoding chorismate-binding protein, producing the protein MSKGLETRAYTDNQQAFFFGQIKKMAAWATQTGKAFAFWREPKSDNIQAVADFSDKKDRLTDQVRNREKGFAISPFSQNSDGFFIKADLYLSQNGDGSHSEDLLDQIFEEHTKAPEEALHYHLSEGQETSTPTQESDYKKMVTDAVMAIESGKFEKVVPSKMKHETLPDNFDLFHTFLKACEKYPSAFVCVCSLPEVGTWFCATPEILVRQDEEGIFRTMALAGTQVADPEVPLAEIAWRQKEIEEQALVSRYIINCFKKIRLREFEEHGPKTVRAGGLTHLRTEFRVDTHAVGQPEVAHQMLELLHPTSAVCGMPKKPATEFIELHEKHDREFFSGYLGPSNISGVTAAYVNLRCMKVLADKAMLFAGAGVTQDSDPEKEWKETEAKCMTLLNTLR; encoded by the coding sequence ATGAGCAAAGGCTTAGAGACGAGAGCGTATACGGACAACCAGCAGGCCTTTTTCTTTGGCCAAATAAAAAAAATGGCCGCTTGGGCCACCCAGACGGGAAAAGCATTCGCTTTTTGGCGAGAGCCTAAATCGGATAACATTCAGGCCGTAGCGGATTTTTCCGACAAAAAAGACAGGCTTACCGATCAGGTTAGAAACAGGGAAAAAGGCTTTGCCATAAGCCCTTTTAGCCAAAACTCCGACGGATTTTTCATCAAAGCGGACCTATACCTTAGCCAAAACGGCGACGGATCTCATAGCGAAGACTTGCTGGATCAAATTTTCGAAGAACATACCAAAGCTCCTGAGGAAGCCTTGCACTATCACTTATCCGAAGGGCAAGAAACATCCACCCCGACACAGGAATCGGATTACAAAAAAATGGTAACCGACGCCGTAATGGCTATCGAAAGCGGGAAATTCGAGAAAGTGGTGCCTTCGAAAATGAAGCACGAGACTTTGCCGGATAACTTCGATCTGTTCCATACATTCCTCAAGGCTTGCGAGAAATATCCCAGCGCTTTCGTTTGCGTTTGTTCCCTTCCCGAAGTCGGAACATGGTTTTGCGCCACGCCAGAGATTCTAGTACGACAAGATGAGGAAGGAATCTTCAGGACAATGGCTTTGGCGGGCACCCAAGTAGCCGACCCCGAAGTGCCGCTGGCCGAAATCGCTTGGCGACAAAAAGAAATCGAAGAACAAGCGCTTGTCAGTCGTTACATCATTAATTGCTTCAAGAAAATCCGCCTGCGGGAATTCGAGGAACATGGTCCGAAGACTGTCCGGGCCGGAGGGCTAACGCATCTGCGCACCGAATTCAGGGTAGACACCCATGCGGTAGGACAACCGGAAGTCGCTCACCAGATGCTCGAACTTCTGCATCCCACTTCGGCGGTGTGCGGAATGCCCAAAAAGCCGGCCACTGAGTTTATCGAACTTCACGAAAAACATGACCGGGAATTTTTCAGCGGATACCTCGGCCCTTCCAATATTTCGGGCGTCACGGCCGCGTACGTAAACCTGCGCTGTATGAAAGTGCTCGCCGACAAGGCCATGCTCTTTGCCGGCGCCGGCGTAACGCAAGACTCCGACCCTGAAAAAGAGTGGAAGGAAACGGAAGCCAAGTGCATGACGCTACTGAACACGCTCCGCTAA
- a CDS encoding glycosyltransferase family 2 protein, with protein sequence MKKISIVVPVYNEVNTVRGVLERLRDIPLNGVSRQIIVVNDASSDGTDGVISKFLADNPELDCVYETHDKNKGKGAALHTGIASATGDFLIVQDADLEYDPEEINILLKPMLKGVADVVYGSRFVGGNPHRMLFFWHSRGNKMLTFLSNMFTNLNLTDMETCYKLFRTPLIQSLKLKERRFGFEPEVTAKISRIPNVRIYEVGISYYGRTYAEGKKINWKDGFRAIYCILKYNLWSK encoded by the coding sequence ATGAAAAAGATATCGATTGTAGTTCCCGTTTACAATGAGGTGAACACTGTTCGTGGCGTGTTGGAGCGACTGAGAGATATTCCGCTAAATGGAGTGTCAAGACAAATTATAGTGGTGAATGATGCGTCCAGTGATGGCACTGATGGTGTGATCTCAAAGTTTTTGGCCGATAACCCCGAGCTGGATTGTGTGTATGAGACGCATGATAAGAATAAGGGGAAGGGGGCGGCGTTGCATACCGGAATCGCTTCGGCTACAGGAGATTTTTTGATTGTGCAAGACGCTGACTTGGAGTATGATCCGGAGGAAATCAATATACTGTTGAAGCCAATGCTGAAAGGTGTTGCCGATGTGGTCTACGGTTCGCGTTTTGTGGGAGGAAATCCGCATAGGATGCTTTTCTTTTGGCATTCGAGAGGTAACAAGATGCTGACTTTCCTTTCCAATATGTTTACGAACCTGAATCTGACGGATATGGAAACGTGTTACAAGCTGTTCCGCACGCCTTTGATTCAGTCGTTGAAGTTGAAGGAAAGGCGTTTTGGTTTCGAACCTGAGGTGACGGCGAAAATTTCCAGAATACCGAACGTGAGAATCTACGAAGTGGGCATATCCTACTATGGGCGGACGTATGCGGAAGGTAAAAAGATCAACTGGAAAGACGGTTTTCGGGCTATTTACTGTATTCTGAAATATAACCTTTGGAGTAAATGA
- a CDS encoding YifB family Mg chelatase-like AAA ATPase — translation MLSKTFGAAVYGVNAVVITVEVSVGQGTEFYMVGLPDSAVKESQQRVESALKYNGHYMPRNRVVVNMAPADLRKEGSSYDLPIALAIMNASGQLNADIEKYMIMGELALDGALRPVKGVLPIAIEARKQGFKGFILPEDNASEAAIVNNLEVIGVKNISDAIDHLEGTKIIEPTTKDTREIFEYESGNFELDFADVKGQDNIKRALEIAAAGSHNVLMIGPPGAGKTMLAQRLPSILPPLSLSEALETTKIHSVAGKLGKQSTLVATRPFRAPHHTISDVALVGGGSVPQPGEISLAHNGVLFLDELTEFKRSTLEVMRQPLENREVTISRARISVDFPSNFMLVASMNPSTKGFQGKDDSFWNHETVMKAMSKISGPLLDRIDMHLEVSPVSFDEMTSAQKAEPSEVIRQRVISAREIQNERFDSLTGIHSNAMMGPRQIKDHCKVDQSGIALMKAAMNKLGFSARAYDRILKLARTIADLAGSPEIRVEHLAEAIQYRCLDRETSTV, via the coding sequence ATGCTATCAAAAACTTTCGGAGCAGCCGTTTACGGAGTCAACGCCGTTGTCATCACCGTTGAAGTCAGTGTCGGGCAGGGTACCGAATTCTACATGGTCGGCCTGCCGGACAGCGCCGTAAAGGAAAGCCAACAACGGGTAGAATCCGCTCTGAAATATAACGGCCATTACATGCCCCGCAACAGGGTGGTGGTAAATATGGCTCCCGCCGACCTCCGCAAAGAGGGATCTTCCTATGACCTTCCCATCGCCTTGGCAATCATGAACGCCTCCGGCCAACTCAACGCAGACATCGAAAAGTATATGATCATGGGCGAATTGGCGCTTGACGGCGCTTTGCGCCCGGTCAAAGGCGTACTGCCCATAGCCATCGAAGCCCGCAAGCAAGGGTTCAAAGGCTTTATCCTTCCGGAAGATAACGCCTCCGAAGCAGCGATCGTCAACAATCTGGAAGTGATCGGCGTAAAAAACATCTCGGACGCTATCGACCACTTGGAAGGCACAAAAATCATCGAGCCTACCACCAAAGACACCCGAGAGATTTTCGAATACGAATCCGGAAATTTCGAGCTGGACTTCGCCGACGTAAAAGGTCAGGACAACATCAAAAGGGCGTTGGAAATAGCCGCGGCCGGAAGCCACAACGTATTGATGATCGGCCCTCCCGGCGCCGGAAAAACTATGCTGGCGCAACGCCTGCCCTCCATCCTACCACCGCTAAGCCTTAGTGAAGCCCTCGAAACAACCAAGATACATTCCGTAGCCGGAAAACTTGGAAAGCAATCTACTTTGGTGGCTACCAGACCGTTCAGGGCTCCGCACCATACTATCAGCGACGTGGCCTTGGTAGGAGGCGGAAGCGTGCCCCAACCCGGCGAAATCTCCTTGGCCCACAACGGGGTTCTTTTCCTTGATGAACTTACGGAGTTCAAGCGCTCCACTTTGGAAGTAATGCGCCAACCGCTGGAAAACCGGGAAGTAACCATCTCGCGGGCCCGAATCTCCGTCGATTTCCCGTCAAACTTTATGCTGGTCGCCAGCATGAACCCTTCCACCAAAGGATTTCAGGGCAAGGACGACTCATTCTGGAACCACGAAACCGTGATGAAAGCGATGAGCAAAATCAGCGGGCCTCTGCTGGACCGAATCGATATGCACCTGGAAGTTTCTCCGGTTTCTTTCGACGAAATGACATCGGCCCAAAAAGCCGAACCAAGCGAAGTCATCAGGCAACGGGTAATTTCGGCCAGGGAAATCCAGAACGAACGCTTCGACAGCCTAACCGGAATCCACTCCAACGCCATGATGGGCCCACGCCAGATCAAAGACCACTGCAAAGTGGACCAAAGCGGCATAGCGTTAATGAAAGCCGCCATGAACAAGCTCGGCTTCTCGGCCCGGGCCTATGACCGTATCCTGAAACTGGCGAGAACCATAGCCGATTTGGCCGGAAGCCCGGAAATCCGGGTCGAACACTTGGCCGAAGCCATCCAGTACCGTTGTCTAGACCGAGAGACTTCCACTGTCTAA